A region of Benincasa hispida cultivar B227 unplaced genomic scaffold, ASM972705v1 Contig159, whole genome shotgun sequence DNA encodes the following proteins:
- the LOC120068960 gene encoding uncharacterized protein LOC120068960 has protein sequence MREEVREKTLRELVEPDMDQHPLCIVFPLTTVPFKLKRRLINLLPTFRGLARENPHKHIKDFHMVCVSLRPHGVTKGQLNLRAFPFSLQDDTKDWLYYLAPESITTWNELKKKFLEKILPAFRAHSIRKDIYGIKQFMGESLSEYWECYKYLCANVPRHQIYDQLLIQYFYNGLLTKDRNLIDSAAGGGLADKALREAQELISRMVENNQNFGTRATESNLAQGGVAQVKACGACGVVGHASEACSQAQVGVITLTLSGEVETKDKSMTVLTVPINHRRLPQLQKDSFQWSQDTKAYQQETRASMANLRTQVTELAAAINRIENKSSRKLPAQPDHANVSGVTLRSGKELPSPKTSSDDPSSICKTNKETEKNDGDSETQPPKEQRDEELIEMEVQINIALLNAIKQIPKYAKFLKELCTNKRKDDILHDENDDVNTLIALYIDIDSHDLSLAVVDATKIYEPSSDFDMFDLQVQGTELKALLSHLKYVYLGERNTLPVIISKELTLAQEESLIDILKTYKEAI, from the exons ATGAGAGAGGAAGTTCGTGAGAAGACCTTAAGGGAGCTAGTGGAGCCTGACATGGACCAACATCCTTTGTGCATTGTATTTCCACTAACCACGGTGCCTTTCAAATTAAAACGAAGATTGATCAATTTATTACCAACTTTCAGAGGGCTTGCACGGGAGAACCCACACAAACACATCAAAGACTTTCATATGGTCTGTGTAAGTTTGAGACCCCATGGAGTCACAAAAGGGCAACTAAACCTAAGGGCGTTTCCTTTTTCACTACAAGATGACACCAAGGATTGGTTGTACTATTTGGCTCCTGAATCAATTACTACTTGGAATGAACTGaaaaagaaatttcttgaaaaaattctCCCAGCCTTTAGGGCCCATTCCATAAGGAAAGACATTTATGGTATAAAACAGTTTATGGGAGAATCTCTATCTGAATATTGGGAATGCTATAAATATTTATGTGCTAATGTTCCCCGTCATCAAATTTATGACCAATTActaattcaatatttctataatGGCTTACTTACCAAGGACAGGAATTTAATCGACTCCGCAGCTGGGGGTGGTCTTGCTGACAAAGCCCTCAGGGAGGCCCAAGAATTGATATCTCGCATGGTTGAGAATAACCAAAATTTTGGCACCAGGGCCACTGAATCTAAT TTGGCCCAAGGAGGAGTAGCTCAAGTTAAGGCTTGTGGAGCCTGTGGAGTAGTTGGGCACGCATCTGAAGCATGTTCTCAAGCTCAA GTTGGCGTGATCACCCTAACCTTAAGTGGGGAGGTCGAGACTAAGGACAAGAGCATGACAGTTCTAACCGTTCCAATCAACCATCGTCGTCTTCCTCAG CTGCAGAAAGACTCATTTCAATGGTCTCAAGACACTAAGGCCTATCAACAAGAGACTAGAGCAAGCATGGCCAATCTAAGGACTCAAGTTACAGAACTAGCTGCTGCAATAAATCGAATTGAGAACAAAAGTTCTAGAAAGCTTCCTGCCCAACCAGACCATGCCAATGTCAGTGGTGTAACACTAAGAAGTGGTAAGGAGCTTCCATCACCCAAGACCTCCTCTGACGATCCTTCTTCAATTTGTAAGACAAACAAAGAAACTGAAAAGAATGATGGTGATTCTGAGACACAACCACCTAAG GAACAAAGGGATGAAGAGCTTATCGAGATGGAGGTTCAAATTAACATTGCGCTCTTGAATGCAATTAAGCAAATACCCAAGTATGCTAAATTCCTCAAGGAGCTGTGTACCAACAAGAGAAAAG ATGATATATTGCatgatgaaaatgatgatgTGAACACGTTAATTGCTCTATATATTGATATAGACTCACATGACTTGTCTCTTGCTGTTGTTGATGCTACCAAAATATATGAACCTTCTTCTGACTTTGATATGTTTGACTTGCAGGTACAAGGGACTGAGCTGAAAGCTCTCCTTAGTCATTTAAAATATGTGTACTTGGGAGAAAGAAATACCCTTCCAGTCATAATTTCCAAAGAATTGACACTGGCCCAAGAGGAATCATTGATCGACATCCTGAAAACTTATAAAGAGGCCATTTGA